The Panicum hallii strain FIL2 chromosome 5, PHallii_v3.1, whole genome shotgun sequence genome contains the following window.
CTGCACCTGACTCTTGGTGGAAGAAGAAAAATAAGGTACCAATAATTATGATTGATATCTTTTGGTAGTCTTGAAAGCTATGCAAATATGTATGTATTTATCCTTTTTGTTTGCAGGTGTATAAAGGAATTGCCAAGTTCAAGGATGGTCCTCTTCAGCATGAAGATTTAAAGACCATTATGTTTGAAGATATTCGGAAcacgggagatgatcattggtcTCCTTCAAGTGGTGCTGCACCTAACACTCAAGAGACCGAACCTGATGATGACAAAGATAAAGATTACGAGGCTAACGAAGCCGATGATGATTGTCATGAGATCTCCCCTGAACCTTCCAAAGGAAAGCGGTCTGCACCTACTAGCCGAAAGGATAAGGGTAAAAAATCAAAGACTCCAGGCGGACATTGGGTGCAGGATCAACTGAACAAGCTTGTTTCCATGAGCGAGAGGAGTACTGCCTCATGTGAGTCTTTGGCAAGGAGGGAGGATTCAATCAAGGATGTCATGGTTTTGGTTAGAGAGTGTGGTGCTGTTCCAGGAAGCAAAGAACACTTCATAGCTTCTCAAGTCTTCATCAAGCGAGCTGAGAGGGAGATGTTTATGACTTTGGAGACGCCAGAAGAATGGTTTTAGTGGCTTACAATGAAGCATAATTGGCTCACAAGGAATGATTTGACCATGTAGTGTGAGAACATGCATGTGGCATGTTCATTGTATCATTTTTCATGAGTTTGTTACATTTTTCCCTACTGCGTGCAAGCTGTGATTTTTTCCCTACTAGAACCTTTACCATGGTATTGTGTTATAACAATTTTTCATGAACCTATAACAATTTTTCTGTTGTATTGTAATATTTTTTCTATGAGATGTATGACATGGTTCATGCTGTATGGAATGTATGACATCTTATATGGTGTATGAATTGTATGACAATGCTTCTTGTTCTCATAATTGTTATGTGTGTATGGACAGATGTCTTCTTCTGATAGTGGGATGGACTCAAGTGACTCAGAAGTGGATGATCTGGAAGTCATGCGGCTGATCACAGAGAACCAAAATGGTATTCATGCTGCTGCATCTTTCTTATCATGGTATTATGCATCTTATGTTGATAAGAATGAGCGAAGGACTACAACTTTTCTTGGTATGGCTTGGGTCATGGAAACACTCAGCAATCCTAACGAATGTTATGAGATGTTCAGGATGCCCCCATGGCTATTCTACAAATTGCATGATGAGTTGGTTAGTAATTTTGGCCTACAATTCTCTAGTCATATGAACTCTATAGAATCTCTTGGGTTGTTTCTTGTGGTTTGTGGTCATAGTTGGTCGAACTCTGCTATTCGAAAAGATTTCAAGCATTCTAGTGAGACAATTAGTCGCAAATTCACTAAAGTTTTGCACTGCATGGTGGCAATGTCCAAAAGATATATACAACCAAAGGATCCTAATTTCCCGTATAGTGCATAGTAGAATTACCAATGATCCAAGAATGTGGCCACACTTCAAAGATTGCATAGGAGCAATCGATGGCACTCATATAACTGCAACACCACGGAAGAGGGACCTCATTAGATATATTGGAAGGTCTGAAAAACCTACTCACAATGTAATGGGAGTTGTTGATTTTGATATGCGTTTCACATATGTTTCTATTGGTCAACCTGGTTCTATGCATGATACTACTGTACTGTACCATGCACTTGAAAGTGATGAAGATACCTTCCCACATCCTCCTTTAGGTACACTTCAATTATATCTTGAGTTCTATTTTTTGTTATTTCTGGATATTGTTTTCTTATAACTTCATATTTGTTCTCATATGACACAGAAAAATATTATGTTGTTGATGCTGGTTACCCAAATAGAGATGGCTATTTAGCTCCTTACGAAGGTCAGAGATACCATATTCCAGAATGGAGGAATAGCGCAGCACCTAATGGTGAGCAAGTGAGGTTTAATTACTTGCACTCAAGTCTTCGTAATGTAGTAGAGCGCACATTTGGTGTATGGAAGATGAAATGGAGGATTCTTCTGAAGATGCCGACATATCCATTGGATAAGCAAATGATGATTGTTGCTGCCACAATGTGCCTTCATAACTACATCCGCGAGAATTATGCTCTTGATGAGGATTTCCAAAAATGTGATCGAGACCCTGACTATGTTCCTACAATTCCAACCCGATACAGAAGACATGTTCCTCAGAATGTGTCCGACACATCCACCATAGCATATAGTAGTAGGAACATGAATAGATTTCGTGATGACCTAGCTAGAGCAATTTGGGAGGCAAGGTGATTGATTTACAAGTATGATGTATTTTGGTTGACTCTAGGTCTTTATTTCGGTTCACTCTAGGCCCTTAATTGTATTTTTGTTGGATCTAGACCTTTAATTATATTTGGGTTGACTCTAGACCCTTAATTGTATTTTGGTTGACTCTAGACCTTATAATTGTATTCGAGTTGACTCTACGCCCTTAATTGAATTTTAGATGCCTTTTAAATACTTATgtaatatttatatatattattaAAGATTTATACAACCATAATTTGTAAAAGAATAGGTAGCGAAGGGTATTATAGATAATCAACATATAAGAATCAGTTTCGCAGCCAAACGATTTTACAAACTGATTCCAATTCTCGAAAAGGATCAGGAGAATCAACTCCCATGGAGAATCAGGAGAGGAGAATCAGGGAgcggagctctaccaaacttaCTCTTAATGTGTGCTGTCTTGTTGTCTAGCATGCCTTGTTGTGCAGCTACCCTCTGCTTTCAGATGCCTAAGGTCTCGGCCTCTCAGGAGGGAGGTATTGCTAGGTGATTACTTTCCTTCCAGAAGGTTGCTGTCTTGCTGATGCTCTGGAATCTGGTCCGTTCAGACACAGTATAGCCGAGACTGCGCATTATTATTATATTGTGGCCTAGGACGAATTCCCATCCAAGACACACTCTAGTGTctgaacagagagagagagagcaacaCATACAGTGTACGAACAGAGCAAGACCGTTCATTATGTTCAGGTTTACAACACAGGAACAGATCTCAAAGTGATTTGTACATGGCACTTGGTCCGAACATGTCTACAACTTACAGTACAAGAGGAGAAACGAGGGCTATTCCTCTGCAAATCGTCGCGCTAGTGTCATCATAAAAACAAAGCAATGGGACGCATGCCTCATAGCCCTCACATCAAACAAAGGTGTGCATGATAACAATGCTAATACCGGTGTCTTGTGACATGTACTGTGCATGTCTGCTTTTATTTGTTGCTCGGCGGCGCCCCCTGGGGGCCGCGGCGGCCTGACGAAGGATCGGTCAGGCATTCAGGCGTCCTCCTTGTCCGCGAAGATGTCGAGGAGGGCGATGGCCTCGGTAACTGAGAGCTCGAGCCGGAACTTGGGCCCGTCGTAGTGGTGGAGGATGGGGCGGAAGGCGTCCTCCTCCAGCGGGTCGTAGATCTTCCGCGTCGCCACGCGAACCTGCGCGTCGAAAGCATCAGCGTCAGCGTTACGATGATGTGGAGTGCCTGGTTAACTGAGACTCAGAGCGCACGCAACGTAATCAAGTGAACAGGTTTCGATGTTTGGTTGGACCATCTGCGTTCCTGCCGAACCCTCTGCAGACTGGCCAAGCCAAACCGACCTGCCCTCGCTCGGATAGGTGTGGTAGGTTAGGCGGCCACTACTGATCTCTACCGACTAATCCACATTCTAGAACAGTGCCGATTTAATAAAGCTTCCACTTGTTAATCGAATTGAATCAATTGGTTCTTTCCACGCGGATTTTTGTCGAAACACAAATTAAAAGATCTTTTTGCGTCCGGTTGGTCGGGCCAGACCAGACCCCTTCTGCACGTCGAAGCACGTGGATGGGTCTCTAGCTTTTGGCCTGTCGGTGGTAATTCTGCTTGGCGTTGAACTGTTCAAAGAGGTGCATGATCAACGCCAGCGCGTGAGCCGATCGGTCATCCGCCATGGCAGTAGAGAGACTCGAGCTAAGCTTAGCCATCGGAGCAGGGGAGGGAGGCGAGGTGAAGGCAGGGTACCTGTGCGGGGAATCGCGACTCGCCGGGGCACTTCTTGTCCTCCCACGCCGTCGGGTCGATGTTCGTCCCGCCGAAGCTCGCGGCCTGATGAACAACACGTACGAGGTGATCGGTGAGCACGGATGAAACGGCCAGTAGTTCTTCGGATCGGTGAGAAAGCAAATCGAATTGCTTGGTTACCTCGAAGATGCCGTGGAGCTGGTGGGTGGAGTAGTTGTAGAGGAAGAGGGGCAGCCCTGGCCGGATGGCCCGCACCGAGTCCCTGTACCGGGACGGCAGCCCTGCGACCCCAAACGCCAGCATCTCTCGTCAGCTCAATCTCCGAGCGTTCTTCGGCGCAGGAAATCGGCGTGATCCGAGAATTATTACAATAGAACTGGACGGATCGTGCTTACCGAAGAGCTCCCTCCTGAGGTTCTCGTCCATGGTGTCGTTGTTGCAGACGAAGATGTAGCCGCCGACGGCCTCGCCCCGCGGCAGCGCCTCCGACGCCGGCAGCGTCTTGAACCGCTtgtccgcggccgccgcgccgttgtTGTTGCCGCCGCCCTCGTTCTTGGCGTGCTTCTTCTTGCCGtagtcgccggcgccgccgtgctTCTTGCCGGCGCCGCCGTGGTGGCTGCTGCTGTTGTTGCTCGCCGGCCTCCCGGCGGACTTGTTGAAGTAGCTCTTCACCTCGCCGCTGTTGTTGCTGCTACCGTTGCTGTTGTAGCCCATCTTAAAGCCGTTGCTGCTGATGTTCTTGGCATAGCCACTGTtgatgttgttgttgttgtaggcggcggcggccttgtCGGTGGGAAGGTTGTTGTAGCGGTCggccttgctggtggtggttgcGCCGAAGGCCAGCTTGCCGGAGCCGATGAGCCCCGGCCCGCCGCCGTTGAGGTTGTTCTTGGCGGCCGCCAGGGCGGCGTCGGCGGGCGCAGGGGACGCGAAGAGG
Protein-coding sequences here:
- the LOC112893968 gene encoding B2 protein-like, whose product is MEGYDREFWQFSDQLRLQTAAFSGLSLGDSIWSPAAGAGRRNSSQPDAGLFASPAPADAALAAAKNNLNGGGPGLIGSGKLAFGATTTSKADRYNNLPTDKAAAAYNNNNINSGYAKNISSNGFKMGYNSNGSSNNSGEVKSYFNKSAGRPASNNSSSHHGGAGKKHGGAGDYGKKKHAKNEGGGNNNGAAAADKRFKTLPASEALPRGEAVGGYIFVCNNDTMDENLRRELFGLPSRYRDSVRAIRPGLPLFLYNYSTHQLHGIFEAASFGGTNIDPTAWEDKKCPGESRFPAQVRVATRKIYDPLEEDAFRPILHHYDGPKFRLELSVTEAIALLDIFADKEDA